One part of the Methylobacterium terrae genome encodes these proteins:
- a CDS encoding shikimate dehydrogenase: protein MGAAPQSVLAGLIGNGIQASRTPAMHEHEGDAQGLRLVYQKIDLEKLGLGADALPELLQAAERMGFSGLNITHPCKQAVLAHLDELSPDAAALGAVNTVVLRDGKRVGHNTDWWGFAEAFRRGLPDVALDRVVQLGAGGAGAAVAHALLTLGVRDLVLNDIDPARAASVAASLCERFGAGRARACTDLAAEVAAADGLVHCTPTGMDKYPGLPLPAEYLHPKLFVAEIVYFPLETALLREARRIGCRTLDGGGMAVFQAVEAFRLITGLTPDPERMLRHFAELGRTA from the coding sequence ATGGGTGCTGCCCCCCAATCCGTCCTGGCCGGCCTGATCGGCAACGGCATCCAGGCCTCCCGCACCCCGGCGATGCACGAGCACGAGGGCGACGCGCAGGGCCTGCGCCTCGTCTACCAGAAGATCGACCTCGAGAAGCTCGGCCTTGGTGCCGACGCGCTGCCCGAGCTGCTGCAGGCCGCCGAGCGGATGGGCTTCTCCGGCCTCAACATCACCCATCCCTGCAAGCAGGCGGTGCTCGCCCATCTCGACGAGCTGTCGCCCGACGCGGCGGCGCTCGGCGCGGTCAACACCGTGGTGCTGCGCGACGGCAAGCGGGTCGGTCACAACACCGACTGGTGGGGCTTCGCGGAGGCGTTCCGGCGCGGCCTGCCGGACGTGGCCCTGGACCGCGTGGTGCAGCTCGGCGCCGGCGGCGCCGGCGCGGCGGTGGCCCACGCGCTGCTGACCCTCGGCGTGCGCGACCTCGTCCTCAACGACATCGACCCGGCTCGCGCCGCCTCGGTCGCGGCCTCGCTCTGCGAGCGCTTCGGCGCCGGCCGGGCGCGGGCCTGCACCGACCTCGCCGCCGAGGTGGCGGCGGCCGACGGCCTCGTCCACTGCACGCCGACCGGTATGGACAAGTATCCAGGCCTGCCGCTGCCGGCGGAATACCTGCATCCGAAGCTCTTCGTCGCCGAGATCGTCTATTTCCCGCTCGAGACCGCGCTCCTGCGCGAGGCGCGGCGGATCGGCTGCCGCACCCTCGACGGCGGCGGCATGGCGGTGTTCCAGGCGGTCGAGGCGTTCCGGCTCATCACCGGCCTGACCCCGGATCCGGAGCGGATGCTCCGCCACTTCGCCGAGCTCGGCCGGACGGCCTGA
- a CDS encoding MFS transporter: MTSSAFPAAASAAAEPEAVKTPKKAALASWIGSAVEYYDFFIYGTAAALIFPKLFFSPDNPQAAAIASFATFGVAYITRPLGAVALGHIGDRFGRKKVLTFTLLLMGISTFMIGCLPTYDQLGILSPILLVIARLLQGISAAGEQAGANSMTLEHAPANRRAFFTSFTLSGTQAGLILATLVFLPVTQLPEAQMLSWGWRIPFFLSALVVAVGFWVRRTLPETPVFEKEQQAHTLEKEGLPVAVLFRKQWDDVLRVIFAALVSVVSTIFSVFTLSYAVNTMKIDRSMMLTVLILANIVALGAIPAFAALADRIGRRPVFIFGALGSAALIWPYMWAISQGNLPLIFAFGILLSGVVYSAANGVWPSLYGEMFDTKVRLSGMAIGTQIGFALGGFAPVISASLLGTGPTGWVPVATFVTATAAIAAVSIFTARETYRTPMESLGKR, translated from the coding sequence ATGACCTCCTCCGCCTTTCCGGCGGCCGCCAGCGCCGCCGCCGAGCCCGAGGCCGTGAAGACTCCGAAGAAGGCCGCCCTCGCGAGCTGGATCGGCAGCGCGGTCGAGTATTACGACTTCTTCATCTACGGCACCGCCGCGGCGCTGATCTTCCCGAAGCTGTTCTTCTCGCCCGACAACCCGCAGGCGGCGGCGATCGCCTCGTTCGCGACCTTCGGCGTCGCCTACATCACCCGGCCGCTCGGCGCGGTGGCGCTCGGCCATATCGGCGACCGCTTCGGCCGCAAGAAGGTGCTCACCTTCACGCTGCTCCTGATGGGCATCTCGACCTTCATGATCGGCTGCCTGCCCACTTACGACCAGCTCGGCATCCTGTCGCCGATCCTGCTCGTCATCGCCCGCCTGCTCCAGGGCATCTCGGCCGCCGGCGAGCAGGCCGGCGCCAACTCGATGACCCTCGAGCACGCGCCCGCCAACAGGCGCGCCTTCTTCACCAGCTTCACCCTGAGCGGCACGCAGGCCGGGCTGATCCTGGCGACGCTCGTCTTCCTGCCGGTCACGCAGCTGCCCGAGGCGCAGATGCTGTCCTGGGGCTGGCGCATCCCGTTCTTCCTCAGCGCCCTCGTCGTCGCGGTCGGCTTCTGGGTCCGCCGCACCCTGCCGGAGACCCCGGTCTTCGAGAAGGAGCAGCAGGCGCACACCCTCGAGAAGGAGGGCTTGCCGGTCGCGGTCCTGTTCCGCAAGCAGTGGGACGACGTGCTGCGGGTGATCTTCGCCGCGCTGGTCTCGGTGGTGAGCACGATCTTCAGCGTCTTCACCCTGTCCTACGCCGTCAACACCATGAAGATCGACCGGTCGATGATGCTGACCGTGCTGATCCTCGCCAACATCGTGGCGCTCGGCGCGATCCCGGCCTTCGCGGCGCTCGCCGACCGCATCGGCCGCCGCCCGGTCTTCATCTTCGGGGCGCTGGGCTCGGCCGCGCTGATCTGGCCCTACATGTGGGCGATCAGCCAGGGCAACCTTCCGCTCATCTTCGCCTTCGGCATCCTGCTCTCGGGCGTGGTCTACAGCGCCGCCAACGGGGTGTGGCCGTCGCTCTACGGCGAGATGTTCGACACCAAGGTCCGTCTGTCGGGCATGGCGATCGGCACCCAGATCGGCTTCGCGCTCGGCGGCTTCGCCCCGGTGATCAGCGCCTCGCTGCTCGGCACCGGCCCGACCGGCTGGGTCCCGGTGGCGACCTTCGTCACCGCCACGGCGGCGATCGCCGCGGTGTCGATCTTCACGGCGCGGGAGACCTACCGCACGCCGATGGAGAGCTTGGGCAAGCGGTGA